One genomic segment of Musa acuminata AAA Group cultivar baxijiao chromosome BXJ3-3, Cavendish_Baxijiao_AAA, whole genome shotgun sequence includes these proteins:
- the LOC135634012 gene encoding uncharacterized protein LOC135634012, which translates to MARKRKTEATRLDEVDRTLYSTFCSAANSLSQLYTQAMNQQKISFQAGERHALEKLYEWILRKHEEAGRVTVADIVTHMQSEMDYAGEDALVSPRSPFQHQSTMHVTNSGIQPTSGIFGQPTVGLAPRSGHSDQAKNSVFSNALSSPVRRSLQPYHFAQGGGFYGNGVLPTGNAESRNHHDPNENRGTNSLGSNDSSMDIHTDSRPHESY; encoded by the exons ATGGCGAGGAAGCGGAAAACGGAGGCGACGCGACTCGATGAGGTGGATCGCACGCTGTATTCGACCTTCTGCAGCGCCGCCAACTCGCTCTCGCAGCTGTACACGCAGGCCATGAACCAGCAGAAGATATCCTTCCAGGCCGGGGAGCGCCATGCCCTG GAGAAGCTTTATGAATGGATCTTGAGAAAACACGAGGAAGCGGGGCGGGTTACAGTTGCTGATATAGTTACCCATATGCAG AGTGAGATGGATTATGCTGGAGAAGATGCATTAGTCTCCCCAAGATCACCATTCCAACATCAATCAACAATGCATGTTACAAACTCTGGCATCCAACCAACGTCTGGTATATTCGGGCAGCCAACAGTCGGACTTGCCCCTCGGAGCGGTCACTCTGATCAAGCCAAAAACTCTGTTTTCTCAAATGCTCTTTCCAGCCCTGTACGCAGGAGCCTTCAGCCATATCATTTTGCTCAGGGAGGTGGGTTTTATGGAAATGGTGTCCTCCCAACTGGGAATGCAGAATCTAGGAACCACCATGATCCAAATGAAAACCGAGGTACAAATTCTCTCGGTTCCAATGATTCATCCATGGACATTCACACCGATAGCCGGCCTCATGAATCTTATTGA
- the LOC135633212 gene encoding glucan endo-1,3-beta-glucosidase 8-like, which yields MAWAAFIVLVVSAAVLPSPATADGVGVNWGTMMSHPMLPTTVVQMLKDNGIRKVKLFDADPWTVGALAGTAIEVMLAIPNDQLQRMCKHKHAAEWVKENVTQYDHEGGVHIKYVAVGNEPFLKSYNGSFINSTFPALKNVQSALDEAGVGDRIKAVVPLNADVYFSPANDPVPSAGSFRKDIEELMVDIVRFLNSNGAPFVVNIYPFLSLNQNPNFPVEFAFFDGGSQPVTDKGAQYTNVFDANYDTLVWSVKKAGVPDMKITIGEIGWPTDGVKNANVDYAKRFFDGFSRKMAKKEGTPLRPGPLDFYLFGLLDEDMKSVLPGNFERHWGIFTFDGKPKFPMDLSGKGKDEYLVGAKGVQHLPAQWCVLNVEDRGDFRSIPSSVNYACANADCTALGYGSSCNGLSSDGNVSYAFNSYFQTMDQDVRACNFDGLATIVTTNMSTGSCLFPVQILSNAQKTAALSLMALLMTVAAAGLA from the exons ATGGCCTGGGCGGCCTTCATCGTCCTCGTCGTCTCCGCGGCGGTGCTCCCCTCTCCTGCAACCGCCGATGGCGTCGGCGTCAACTGGGGCACCATGATGTCCCACCCGATGCTTCCGACCACGGTGGTCCAGATGCTCAAGGACAACGGGATCAGGAAGGTGAAGCTGTTCGACGCCGACCCCTGGACCGTGGGCGCCCTCGCCGGGACCGCCATAGAGGTCATGCTCGCCATCCCTAATGACCAGCTCCAGCGCATGTGCAAGCACAAGCACGCCGCCGAGTGGGTGAAGGAGAACGTCACCCAATACGACCATGAAGGCGGTGTTCATATCAA GTATGTGGCTGTCGGGAACGAGCCCTTTCTCAAGAGTTACAATGGCTCCTTCATCAACTCCACATTCCCTGCGCTCAAAAACGTCCAAAGTGCTCTCGACGAGGCTGGAGTCGGTGACCGGATCAAGGCCGTCGTGCCCTTGAACGCAGACGTCTACTTCTCCCCTGCCAATGACCCTGTTCCATCCGCAGGAAGCTTCCGCAAGGACATCGAGGAGCTAATGGTCGACATCGTCCGCTTCCTCAACTCCAACGGCGCGCCTTTTGTGGTCAACATTTACCCGTTCCTTAGCCTCAACCAAAACCCCAACTTCCCCGTCGAGTTTGCTTTCTTCGACGGCGGAAGCCAGCCGGTCACCGACAAAGGGGCCCAGTACACGAATGTGTTCGACGCGAACTACGACACCCTGGTTTGGTCCGTGAAGAAGGCGGGTGTGCCGGACATGAAGATCACGATCGGGGAGATTGGGTGGCCAACCGACGGCGTCAAGAACGCAAACGTAGACTACGCCAAGAGGTTCTTTGATGGGTTCTCGAGGAAGATGGCAAAGAAGGAGGGCACGCCGCTGCGGCCCGGGCCACTCGACTTCTACTTGTTCGGCTTGCTCGACGAGGACATGAAGAGCGTGCTTCCGGGGAACTTCGAGCGCCACTGGGGCATCTTCACGTTCGACGGGAAGCCCAAGTTCCCGATGGACTTATCGGGCAAGGGGAAAGACGAGTACTTGGTCGGCGCCAAGGGAGTGCAGCACCTACCGGCGCAGTGGTGCGTGCTGAACGTGGAGGATCGCGGCGACTTCAGATCGATACCTTCGAGCGTGAACTATGCCTGTGCCAACGCCGACTGTACGGCGTTGGGGTATGGCTCCTCGTGCAATGGGCTGAGCTCCGACGGCAACGTCTCCTACGCATTCAACAGCTACTTCCAGACCATGGATCAGGACGTCAGGGCGTGCAACTTCGATGGGTTAGCGACGATCGTGACCACAAACATGTCGACGGGGAGCTGCCTGTTCCCGGTGCAGATACTTAGCAACGCACAGAAGACAGCAGCGCTGAGTTTGATGGCCTTGCTGATGACAGTGGCTGCAGCGGGGCTTGCATAG
- the LOC135634010 gene encoding uncharacterized protein LOC135634010, with amino-acid sequence MQKSNVPNPAKAEQSYPRFSLSSLGFGPPAPSKDPLPPPPPAVEVLPCEEESSEPKSKVEPIVIDEGLTLLKGRVSTFDVFGVANSDLVPGKYEGGLKLWEGSLDLVKKLHSEIEEGVLMLRGKRVLELGCGHGLPGIFAGLKGAAVIHFQDFNAEVLRSLTIPNVTVNLKKELNQQQPLLTSKTSTSITADIRFFAGDWNEIHQLLPYVCSADQRKATNGGLEEKSCDGYDVILMAETVYALSSLHCLYELIKRCMHRPSGVVYMAGKKHYFGVGGGTRQFVNLVEEDGILTTCLLAEVADGSSNVREVWKFMFK; translated from the exons ATGCAGAAGAGCAACGTCCCGAACCCCGCCAAGGCGGAG CAATCGTACCCTCGCTTCTCTCTTTCCAGCCTTGGATTTGGGCCACCCGCTCCTTCCAAGGACCCCCTTCCTCCACCGCCACCTGCCGTGGAAGTGCTCCCCTGCGAGGAA GAATCGTCGGAGCCGAAATCGAAGGTAGAGCCTATCGTCATCGACGAAggccttacccttcttaag GGAAGAGTTAGCACTTTTGATGTGTTCGGGGTGGCCAACTCGGATTTGGTCCCAGGAAAGTATGAAG GGGGGCTGAAGCTGTGGGAAGGCTCACTTGACCTTGTCAAAAAATTGCATTCGGAGATTGAAGAAGGCGTGCTGATGCTCCGTGGAAAGCGAGTTTTAGAG CTTGGATGTGGACATGGCCTACCAGGAATCTTTGCAGGCCTCAAG GGTGCAGCAGTTATCCACTTCCAAGATTTCAATGCTGAGGTGCTTCGTAGTCTAACCATACCAAATGTGACAGTGAACCTAAAGAAAGAGTTGAACCAACAACAGCCACTGCTTACAAGCAAGACATCAACCAGCATCACCGCTGACATTCGTTTTTTTGCTGGTGATTGGAATGAAATTCATCAGCTGCTCCCCTATGTTTGTAGCGCTGACCAACGAAAAGCAACAAATGGTGGTTTAGAGGAAAAGTCATGTGATGGTTATGATGTTATTCTGATGGCAGAAACTGTGTATGCACTGTCCTCCCTTCATTGTCTCTATGAGCTTATTAAAAGG TGCATGCACCGCCCATCTGGAGTTGTCTATATGGCAGGAAAGAAACACTATTTTGGTGTTGGTGGTGGTACAAGACAATTTGTAAATCTGGTCGAAGAAGATG GTATATTAACCACCTGTTTGCTTGCTGAAGTTGCTGATGGCTCCTCAAATGTACGGGAAGTGTGGAAATTCATGTTCAAATAG